In Ancylothrix sp. D3o, the following proteins share a genomic window:
- the ftsY gene encoding signal recognition particle-docking protein FtsY, with translation MVFNWFRRQFDKTEETPEQQPQADLVPEQVTEETSPPEEQAPAVAEDYLSWAKAAYKNIQKQQQTTPTEAETPTEAETLTEAETPEVAPALAAETQETQAIVEPPAPTETSESEPAPTETAAVSEETPALTAAEVEETQTEEPAPALPFWAKAEADRLERMERLKADAVEIIEPETNKPAPQMLSEEELAMLAFDEGFLWSAEILAAQGRRPDDVSIEEITWLKKLRQGLDKTRRNLINQLRAIVGQGPLNQAGVMEIESLLLQADVGVAATDFIINALQTKLREEALPPEKAIAYLKQILREMLERPTGKALSVTFAPVKEELNIWLIVGVNGAGKTTTIGKIAHLADKSGYQTLIAAADTFRAAAVQQVKVWGSRSNVEVIANPGQNTDPAAVVFDAIAAAQARGTELLLVDTAGRLQNKKNLMDELSKVRRIIEKKAPNAKVESLLVLDSTLGQNGLKQAEVFGEAAQLSGVVLTKLDGTAKGGIALAVVQELGLPVRFIGAGEGIEDLRPFSSYEFVEALLSD, from the coding sequence ATGGTATTTAATTGGTTCCGCCGGCAGTTTGATAAAACAGAAGAAACCCCAGAACAACAGCCCCAAGCTGATTTAGTTCCAGAGCAAGTTACAGAAGAAACTTCCCCCCCAGAAGAACAAGCACCGGCGGTAGCGGAAGATTATTTAAGCTGGGCAAAAGCTGCTTATAAAAATATTCAAAAACAACAACAAACTACCCCAACTGAAGCAGAAACTCCTACCGAAGCAGAAACCCTAACCGAAGCAGAAACCCCAGAAGTCGCACCGGCTTTAGCCGCAGAAACTCAAGAAACTCAAGCCATTGTAGAGCCACCGGCCCCAACCGAAACCAGCGAATCAGAACCGGCCCCAACTGAAACCGCCGCCGTTAGCGAAGAGACACCGGCTTTAACTGCGGCGGAAGTTGAAGAAACTCAAACAGAAGAACCTGCCCCTGCTTTACCATTTTGGGCAAAAGCCGAAGCTGACCGGCTGGAAAGAATGGAACGCCTGAAAGCGGATGCGGTGGAAATAATCGAACCCGAAACGAACAAACCAGCACCGCAAATGCTCTCAGAAGAAGAACTGGCAATGCTGGCTTTTGATGAGGGCTTTTTGTGGTCTGCGGAAATTTTAGCAGCCCAAGGCCGGCGTCCCGATGACGTATCCATCGAAGAAATTACCTGGCTGAAAAAACTCCGCCAAGGCTTAGATAAAACCCGCCGCAACTTGATTAACCAATTGCGGGCTATTGTTGGACAGGGGCCCCTTAATCAAGCTGGGGTGATGGAAATTGAATCGCTGCTGCTCCAAGCGGATGTGGGAGTTGCGGCTACCGATTTTATTATTAATGCTTTGCAGACAAAACTCCGCGAAGAAGCTTTACCCCCAGAAAAAGCCATTGCTTATTTGAAGCAAATTTTGCGGGAAATGCTGGAACGTCCCACCGGCAAAGCTTTAAGTGTTACTTTTGCCCCCGTTAAAGAAGAGTTGAATATTTGGCTGATTGTGGGTGTTAATGGGGCCGGTAAAACTACTACGATAGGTAAAATTGCTCATTTAGCTGATAAATCTGGCTATCAAACTTTGATTGCTGCTGCTGACACCTTCCGGGCGGCGGCGGTGCAACAGGTGAAAGTGTGGGGCTCGCGCAGTAATGTAGAGGTGATTGCGAACCCTGGACAAAATACTGATCCGGCGGCGGTGGTGTTTGATGCCATAGCAGCCGCCCAAGCAAGGGGAACAGAATTGCTGCTGGTGGATACGGCGGGCCGGTTGCAAAACAAGAAAAATTTGATGGACGAACTCAGCAAAGTCCGCAGAATTATTGAGAAAAAAGCCCCGAATGCTAAAGTCGAATCGCTGTTAGTTTTGGATTCAACTTTGGGACAAAATGGCCTGAAACAAGCCGAAGTTTTTGGCGAGGCGGCGCAATTAAGCGGGGTGGTCTTGACAAAACTCGACGGAACTGCTAAAGGCGGTATTGCTTTGGCTGTGGTGCAGGAGTTGGGTTTGCCGGTCAGGTTTATTGGGGCCGGTGAGGGTATTGAAGACTTGCGCCCGTTTTCTAGCTATGAGTTTGTCGAAGCTTTGCTGAGTGATTAA